In a genomic window of Prochlorococcus marinus subsp. marinus str. CCMP1375:
- a CDS encoding fumarate reductase/succinate dehydrogenase flavoprotein subunit: MSNSLDPCLPSGPLKGAWGRILEKSISIKPERKEDMSIVVVGSGLAGSAAAATLAEQGYRIRLIIFNDSPRRSHSVAAQGGINAARPLRLGDEDGIDQLFKDTLRGGDFRSREAGCQRLAEISSSIVDQCVAQGVPFAREYDGSLATRRFGGALISRTFYARGQTGQQLLYGAYQALMRQVASGKVELLTRRDVLELVKVNGKARGVVCRNLLNGDIEVYRAQAVILATGGYSNVYFLSTNSMKSNASAIWRTHRQGAFFANPCFTQIHPTCIPVGGPYQSKLTLMSESLRNDGRIWLHKLAKDRRCPSSIPEEERDYFLERLYPTYGNLVPRDVASRRTKELCDAGFGVGIDGRSVYLDLRDAILSKGSDVIRSKYGNLLEMYERIVGEDPFKMPMRIYPAPHYTMGGLWVDYNLMSTIPGLFVIGEANCTVHGANRLGANALLQCLSDGYFIVPTSITTWLAEHGSSNSSKEIDIACKEAVSRVRRRISNLTKIQGSVSVDMFHRKLGEIMINRCGITRNKTGLEAGLNEVRFLQDQFYQDVRIPYGVDCPNPELEKALRVSDFFELSLLMLTDALERNESCGAHFREEFQTQAGEAMRNDSEYSHIAAWQYVENSKPIKHCEKLSFTSLKPNTRSYK, from the coding sequence ATGAGTAACTCTCTAGATCCCTGCTTGCCAAGTGGACCATTAAAAGGTGCATGGGGAAGGATTTTGGAAAAATCTATTTCGATTAAACCTGAAAGGAAGGAAGATATGTCTATTGTTGTCGTAGGAAGTGGCTTGGCTGGATCTGCGGCGGCTGCAACCCTTGCCGAACAAGGCTATAGAATTAGATTAATTATATTTAATGATAGCCCTCGTCGTTCTCATTCCGTTGCTGCTCAAGGAGGGATCAATGCTGCAAGACCTTTGAGATTGGGAGATGAGGATGGAATTGATCAGTTGTTTAAGGATACTTTGAGAGGGGGTGATTTTAGATCGAGAGAGGCTGGTTGCCAAAGGCTTGCAGAAATAAGTAGCTCAATTGTTGATCAGTGTGTGGCTCAAGGCGTTCCTTTTGCTAGAGAGTATGACGGCTCGCTTGCTACAAGACGTTTTGGTGGAGCACTTATTAGTAGGACTTTTTATGCGCGTGGTCAAACAGGACAGCAATTACTTTATGGTGCTTATCAAGCTCTTATGCGTCAGGTCGCTAGTGGCAAAGTAGAACTCCTAACACGTAGAGATGTTCTTGAGTTGGTTAAAGTTAATGGCAAAGCAAGAGGAGTTGTTTGTCGTAATCTTCTTAATGGTGACATTGAAGTTTATAGAGCTCAAGCAGTGATCTTGGCTACAGGGGGATATAGCAATGTTTACTTTTTATCTACTAATTCGATGAAATCAAATGCTAGTGCAATATGGAGAACACATCGCCAAGGAGCGTTCTTTGCTAACCCATGCTTTACTCAGATACATCCTACGTGTATCCCTGTTGGGGGACCTTATCAGAGTAAATTAACTTTAATGAGTGAGAGTTTAAGGAATGATGGTCGAATTTGGCTCCATAAACTAGCTAAAGATAGACGATGCCCATCATCAATTCCTGAGGAAGAAAGAGATTATTTCTTAGAACGTCTTTATCCCACTTATGGAAATCTAGTGCCGAGGGATGTGGCATCACGTAGAACCAAAGAACTTTGCGACGCGGGATTTGGCGTGGGCATTGATGGACGCTCTGTTTATCTGGACCTTCGTGATGCAATCCTTAGTAAAGGATCAGATGTGATTAGATCTAAATATGGCAATTTGTTAGAGATGTATGAGCGAATAGTGGGAGAGGACCCGTTTAAAATGCCTATGCGAATTTATCCTGCACCTCATTACACAATGGGTGGTTTATGGGTTGATTATAATTTAATGAGTACTATCCCTGGCCTTTTTGTAATTGGCGAAGCTAATTGCACTGTGCATGGTGCCAATCGTTTAGGAGCAAATGCCCTTTTACAGTGTTTATCTGATGGTTATTTTATAGTCCCTACTTCTATTACAACATGGTTAGCAGAACATGGTTCTTCAAACTCATCAAAGGAAATAGATATCGCTTGTAAAGAGGCAGTTTCTAGAGTAAGAAGACGCATTTCTAATTTAACTAAAATCCAAGGATCAGTTTCAGTTGATATGTTTCATCGTAAACTCGGAGAGATAATGATTAATCGTTGTGGAATCACAAGAAACAAGACAGGTTTAGAAGCTGGACTGAATGAGGTCAGGTTTTTGCAAGATCAGTTCTATCAAGATGTTCGAATCCCTTACGGAGTTGACTGTCCTAATCCTGAACTTGAGAAGGCATTAAGAGTTTCTGATTTCTTTGAACTTTCCTTGTTGATGCTTACTGATGCACTAGAGAGAAATGAGTCATGCGGCGCACATTTTCGAGAGGAATTTCAGACACAAGCAGGAGAAGCAATGAGGAATGATTCTGAATATTCCCATATTGCAGCTTGGCAGTATGTAGAAAATTCAAAACCCATCAAGCACTGTGAGAAACTTTCTTTTACAAGTCTCAAGCCAAATACACGTAGTTATAAATGA
- a CDS encoding succinate dehydrogenase/fumarate reductase iron-sulfur subunit, producing the protein MTRRISLKLRIWRQDSQADKGKFDEYVLENLSIDLSILEMLDQLNEKLILNGERPINFEHDCREGICGSCGFLINGQAHGPNTATTICQLYLRHFKDNQTLTLEPWRAKAFQIIQDLVVDRSPFDRVIASGGYCSVDTAVPPPDGNAFLVSQEEAFSAFQTATCIGCGACVASCKNASASLFVAAKIAHLGQLPQGQLDRSLRTKNMQKQMIQEGFGSCSNNLECEAVCPKEISASWISWMNREDL; encoded by the coding sequence ATGACAAGAAGAATCTCTCTTAAATTGCGTATTTGGCGCCAAGACTCGCAGGCTGATAAGGGCAAGTTTGATGAATATGTTTTGGAAAACCTTTCTATAGATCTTTCTATCTTGGAGATGTTAGATCAACTTAATGAAAAATTAATTTTGAATGGTGAGAGACCAATAAATTTTGAACATGATTGCAGAGAAGGTATTTGTGGAAGTTGTGGGTTTCTTATAAATGGACAAGCTCATGGGCCTAACACTGCTACAACTATTTGCCAGTTGTATCTTCGTCATTTCAAAGACAATCAAACCCTAACTCTTGAGCCATGGAGAGCAAAAGCTTTTCAGATAATTCAGGATCTCGTTGTAGATCGATCTCCTTTTGACAGGGTAATAGCCTCTGGAGGCTACTGTTCGGTGGACACTGCAGTTCCTCCGCCAGATGGCAATGCTTTCTTGGTAAGTCAGGAGGAGGCCTTCTCTGCCTTTCAAACAGCAACATGTATTGGTTGTGGAGCTTGTGTAGCAAGTTGTAAGAATGCTTCTGCAAGCTTATTTGTTGCTGCCAAGATTGCTCATTTAGGACAGTTGCCACAAGGACAATTAGATAGATCCCTTAGAACAAAAAACATGCAAAAACAAATGATCCAAGAAGGGTTTGGTAGTTGTAGTAATAATCTTGAATGTGAGGCGGTTTGTCCTAAGGAGATTTCAGCAAGTTGGATTAGTTGGATGAATAGAGAAGATCTTTGA